The nucleotide sequence TAGCCATGATCGCCTTCCTGCGGGATCGATAACTTGGATATTATATCCTATGGATAGTATTTTATCAATAGTATAATTTAACGTACTATGAGATTTATGTAATAAAAGCATTTATTTTCTGAGGTAAAGTATGTCACACTAGGGCGCATGCTGCGGCCAGCTCTCATACGGCGTCAATTCCACCCTTCTTTTCTAATAGGTTGGGGTGCGCTTGGTGTGCTCATTGGTGTGGTGGCGTCGCAATTTTTAGCTTTAAATGTCGGGTGGGCGCTGAGTGTGGCGCTACTATGCGGCGGGATTGGTTTTGTGCTACGAACCCCAGTAGGTGTGCTGCTGGTGCTGTTTGCCGGCAGCCTACTTGGTGTGGTACGAGGAAATAGTGAACTGCATGGCGTCCAGCAACTAGCCCAGCTAGTGGGTCATCAGGTCGCTGTACAGGGAAAAGTGACTGACGATCCAGAATATGGCAAACGAGGCGAGCAACAGCTAAGGATCAGTGAACTAGAAGTAGATGGCCAAAAAGTCCCTGGCAAGCTGTGGGTAAGTGCACTTAGTATTTTGGATATAAAACGCAGCGACCATGTAATTGTAAGCGGAAAGTTACGGGCGGGCTTTGGGGCGTTCGTGGGGGCGATGTCATACACAACCGTGCAAGCCGCTGAACGCCCGGTGATGAACGACCCCGCCCGAGAAGTGCGTGACTGGTTTGCGGCTGGGGTGCGTAATGCTATTCCAGAACCGCAAGCGAGTTTAGGAGTCGGGTATGTGGTGGGCCAGCGCAGTGCGCTGCCACCAGAGCTTGATGAGCAGCTGCAGATAGCCGGCTTAACGCACATTGTGGTAGCCAGTGGCTATAATTTAACAATTTTGGTGCGGCTCGCCCGGAGGATTTTTAGTCGACATTCGAAATATTTGTCGTTTATTGCCGCGGCCGGAATGATTGCCAGCTTTGTACTGGTAACAGGTTTTAGCCCAAGCATGTCTCGGGCAGCGCTCGTGGCTGGCTTGAGCTTGCTCGCTTGGTATTACGGCCGAGTGATGCATCCGGTGCTGCTATTAGTATTCTCGGCGGCGGTAACGGTGCTGATAAATCCGTTTTTTATCTGGGGTGATGCTGGCTGGTACTTGTCATTCTTGGCTTTTGCGGGAGTGTTGATTATGGCGCCGATGCTTTCCAAAATGATATACAAACAGAAGACACCTGGGCTTTGGCAGCAGGTGCTGATTGAAACTTTTTCGGCGCAAGTGCTCACGTTGCCGGTAATTTTGTACATGTTTGGTACGCTGTCGCTGGTTTCGCTGCCGGCTAATTTGGTAGTGGTGCCGCTCGTGCCGCTGGCGATGCTCCTGACTTTTATAGCCGGCGTCGGTGGGGTGCTGGCGCCACCAATTGCCGGGTGGGTGGGGGTACCGGCTAATGCGCTACTACAGTACATGACCGGCGTGGTTGAATGGGTGGCGCGTTTGCCGCACGCACAAATCGAAGT is from Verrucomicrobiia bacterium and encodes:
- a CDS encoding ComEC/Rec2 family competence protein; the protein is MLRPALIRRQFHPSFLIGWGALGVLIGVVASQFLALNVGWALSVALLCGGIGFVLRTPVGVLLVLFAGSLLGVVRGNSELHGVQQLAQLVGHQVAVQGKVTDDPEYGKRGEQQLRISELEVDGQKVPGKLWVSALSILDIKRSDHVIVSGKLRAGFGAFVGAMSYTTVQAAERPVMNDPAREVRDWFAAGVRNAIPEPQASLGVGYVVGQRSALPPELDEQLQIAGLTHIVVASGYNLTILVRLARRIFSRHSKYLSFIAAAGMIASFVLVTGFSPSMSRAALVAGLSLLAWYYGRVMHPVLLLVFSAAVTVLINPFFIWGDAGWYLSFLAFAGVLIMAPMLSKMIYKQKTPGLWQQVLIETFSAQVLTLPVILYMFGTLSLVSLPANLVVVPLVPLAMLLTFIAGVGGVLAPPIAGWVGVPANALLQYMTGVVEWVARLPHAQIEVTFGEIALTTSYLGILGLLLILWRKTGYDFRSASIIDG